TAAAAGAGTGCCAGTGTTTTGTCTGAATTTCTTATCTTGTGAGGAAATTCTGGTTCAGTTATGACACATTCCTTAGGATTTACTATTTATTCAGACTCCCGTTTACATTTAAGTCTTTCTGGTATTTGTAGATCGGTGATGTATCTAGTTTTGTTTGTATATCATCCATTTTTCAGTCCTAAGAGCTGTAAAGGACAGATGAATCCTTCTGTAACAGTGTTAGAAATAAAGCCCAATTCTGTCTTTTAAGAAATCCATTTCATcattatttgaaaagaaaaacatctttattctttattcataTTACATAAACAGAACCATTCATGTGCATTTTCATTTATCCCTTGCTTCTGCTCTATTTCACCTTTTCTGTAAAGTTATATAAGCATTGGTATATCTTACAAAGCTCTTTGTCCTGTAATGTCAGGAATTATATTTCCCTAGTATCTCAATAAACATAGATCACAACAGGGAAAGCTGGGTCCAGAAGTCTGAGCTACATTCTCAAAAGATTTTTATGTTCTACTGAAGTGTTTCCCAGTTCAGAAGAGCCTAGTTGTGTCTAAAGAGCTTGATCCCCATCCAGCTCCAGAGGTGGAAGAAGACATAGACAGGAATGGTGACTGGCAGCAGCAGGCTGTAGAAACACAGACTGTTGCTGCTGGTGCAACCTTGTGGGAAGTTCTCGTCCACTGCAGCAGAGTAGAACAAACCAAAAAGAGATACTATTGGGATCAGTCCCACCATCATGGACAAGGAGAACATAATTGTGACTGGTTCTAACAGGGTTTGGAAATATTATGTGTATAAGAATTTAGTGAGGGTTCTTAATGAaggttaatttaaaaaaatgaggctGGAACTAAACAGGATCTAATCAGTGTGGCTGCTTAGTGCTATTAAACAGGCTTTATTTAATAACTTCCAGTCTGTTATATGTAGACAGCTGTGGTTTGCTGTGATGGAGGCTCTATCCTTGTGTTGGCGTTGCTGGAGTGTCTGCGTCTTTCTGTATCAGTCTGGCTTCCTGAGGGATCATGTTGGGGATGCCATCAACAATGGGATAGGCGATTCCAAGATCTTCATTGATCAGCTCATTGGTATTAGCATCGTACCTTGGGAGAAACAACGGAAATATGTCTTTAATGAAACTacattttaatcttgttttcactacaaatgtataattttgtatcttaaatttgttaaattaacaggaaaattaaatcattttaacaaCTAAGATTCCCCACTACAGTTAGAGAATTATTTGGTTACTCAATATAATTTCCCATTTGTTACATTATGGTAATGTATTTGATTAAATAACCAAAAGAAGTACATAGAAATTGTTTAGATTCATagtcacatattttaattgAAATTCAACTTGAGTAAAGTGATGTTTATTACACAGATACAGTACCACATAAAGGAATGAATGCTTAAAGGACAACATGACATGATTTCCAGTCAGGGTTGCTCAAAGTTAAGTTTAGATAAACTAGGttacagatttaaaaagtggcaactcagccacaaagcattagttcacataaaatcacagagcgtcaatgactgctaaggtgcatggtgcatcAAGGATGCCAATGGCCCTCTGATCCCATAGCTGGAGAGTTCCGAGCTTCCACCAGCATTTATATTAGCACAacaactgcagcaggagctccatggaatgggtttccatggctgagcaacTGAATGCAAGCCTCACATAACCAAGTCCAATGGCATCGGCCGGAGTGGTGTAAAGGACAGACACTGGACAGTGGAGCAGGcaaaatgtgttctgtggagttaGAAAAGCTCTGGCAGTCAGGTGAGTTAGTCTGGGTTCAGTGGAGGCCTGAAGTACGTCACCTGACTGACTGCACTTTGCTAACTCAAGTTTGGTGAAGTACGGaggggtttttcagggtttggcctAGGCCCCTTTTCTCCGGTGAAGGACaattttaatgcttcagcataccaagacattgtggacaatgctatgcttccaaatttgtggcaacagtttggggaatgCCCTCTacttttccaacatgactataaagagctacaaagacatggtttaatggGATTGGTGAAAAAACTTGACAGGAATACACACAGCCCTGACCTTGACCTTAATCTCATCAAGCAccttttgggatgaactggaatggagattgcaagtcaggccttcttgtccaacattagtgcctgacctcataaaggCTCTACAGAAAGTATGGGCACAAgttctcacagaaacactccaaaatcttgtggagaGCCTTCCAAGAAAAAtggaggctgttgtagctgcaaaagtGGGGGCAACAATATATTAAACTAtgtgtatttgaatacaatgccatAAAAGTTCCTAGTATAGTGGTTgggcagccaaatacttttgtccatagtGTATGTTGGACCATACAACCCTGAGTGTAAAATGATCCGTTTTGATGGATGAAAACTTCACAAAATGGTAACTTTAGATGTTGAGTTGtattaaatatcaaatttaaatgagtaaaatgaAAAGTGGGGAGTAACCTATTCGAACATCTTTTAAACTACACCATTACTTTTTCTGCCCCTTCATGCTCTCCCCCTGACAAATGTCCCAAAGTATTGAAGCTGACactcaaactaataaatactaaactaaaacgaagcatttcaTTCGatgtaaactaaactaacaaaccaacagataaaaactaatcaaaacaaaacaaagtgaaaaagaaagtaaaaataaaaactattgacaaaaacatcaaacactAGTATAACCTTGGTCGGTGTTACACAACACGATGAATACGAAACGTGCAACGTCAAACGCCTCGTAGTAGCTGCTTTTCAATATAGTGATTCTGTTAAattctgttaaaataaaatagtcaACACGGTCACTCTCCAAACTCTAACACTAAATTAGGTTACATTACATCAGAAATTCGCATGCTCCTGCATCTATGTATTATACCATTAGTTATCAACACTGTTGAATTCCTCTATCCTAGTAAACAGATGTCCTGCATTCACCGTGCTTTAAGTACAGACGCGTCCTTAAACTACTCATAATAGCTGAGTTATTATTCCCCAAAATACCACCTTTTCTCCCTCTGGaaagttgtttttgtcttaCCTGAGTGGCTTCTTAGACAGCGGACACACCAGGAACTCGAGCAGGGAGGTGTCAAAGGGCTGCTGCACGTCGTCCTTTACGCCAGAAAGACTCCTGACAGACACGGAGGACGGATTTACCTTCGGTATAAGAGGTACTTTGTTTGTGTAACGGTGGACGTGAACTGTTGTCACCAATCTGCCCAAAACATTCCGAATCATGACCAAAGCTGCTCAAAATCAGAGCGACAACTCCTGACAGGAAGTACTTGTAGCAAACTGTGTTACCGAAATATGCGTCCTCTTCCTGTAAAATGAAAGTGGTACAGTGAGTTCCGCTGATATAAACTTTGGTGCCTTATTTTAAATAGAGCATTCATAAACTTGATATCACTTTTTGATAAACTAGTTCTGATGCGGTCTTGAAGATTTGTGACCTCTCCCTTTTATTCTTGTTCTGTGAATTTAGGATTGCTGTTtctactttttccacatttgtccGCATGGTGGCAGTGTTGGACTGTCAAACTCAGTTTCGATACATTTTGAGTTATTTGACAAGAAAATGGAACCACAACAAATTAAAAACGTAACACAAGTCAGATAACATCACCACATCAACTACTCAGCTagattatgatttaaaaattacTTCCAATAATTGATTTCTTTAAGTGCTTTTTAGTACAATGAAGCTTTATGAAATCACAATCTCTTCTATATTTAATTTCAGAAAAGAAAAGTTGATGCTTCATATTAAATTGAGAGAAAAAAGCATCTAAGGGACGTATGTAATTTGTGAATTTCATATCAGTCACTGATCTTGATTTCCTTACAGGATATATCAATACGATATTAAATAATGTCATAGAGCACTGGGCCAAATTTCCCAATCCATATGGCTGAAGATATTGCTTTGAGACTTTCTTGGCAGGGCCCCAACTTGTTTTAAAACTGCTTTTGGCTGTAATATATCCCACAGCACATGACAACCCTGCTAATGcagttttttccccttaaatgtCAGGCCTTGAATACGCCAGTGTTTTACCTCAGCGGTGTACTTTTTTTAACTGGGTCTGTTTACTCATGAGAGGTATCCATCATCTCTGACATACTGCATGGAGCACTGGACAAAAAATAATACTGAAAGAGGATGACATGTGTAACATAATGTGCTGTTAAAGAAAGAACTAAGTTGTTGGCTGATGGTTATTGTTAACAATAAAGATATTAGGTcatcaaataaaacaacaagATGACATGTCATATTCAATTTACTTAAAAGATGTCTGTTTAGTCCAAACTGGTTGAAATGCATCTTTTCTGGTTCATGGAGAACGTATTTATAACAAAAACTCCTGGTTGGATTTTCTTACAAACTACTCTACTCTACAAACTAAACTTAGCaccaaaagtaaggaaatttgtgtttggtcgattgtttcttttgtgtaacaatgcttcttggcattaAATCTAATACAGTTTTTCCAACTGTACAACAactttcccttttaaatggtgccacatttgtaagaaacatacatttatgggatgagcagtAGAGCTGAGTGTGTTGCACCCATGaaacattttctaaatcttctctgccaatgccaaacagctaattttgctgttgctatcaactcttgttttgagctttttgaaCCCCAGGTGCTGACGATCAGCTGTCTGATTGAGAGATGAGATtatgcaaccagtggcaatcccatatctctaCAGtctggaaaaaataactttttcctCACAGATGACAACACTGGCCCTCACAGAGCTGAGTTTATCAGAGACGTCCTCCAGAATttaggagaggagaggatggaacGACCTGCCAGCagttctgacctcaaccccattaataataataataatatcttgaatttatatagcgcctttcaagaaacccaaggacgctttacaggaacacatatacatggacaaactatatgaggggtaggatgagtgtgaggggtggtttagtgaagactgtaggctgtggtgaacaggtggtgcttgagatgttttttgaaaatgtccagagatggagcgctacgaatgtctgcaggaagagtgttccagagggtgggagctgcagcactgaaggctctgtctccataggttcggagtttggttttgggcatggaaagtaggccggtgtctgaagatcgaaggttgcgggatggtgtgtatggatggaggagatcagaaaggtactggggagccagagcatggagagatttgtatgtgaacacttgaacacttgtgggataaGCTTGGGCGTACTTTCGTGCCCAACACAACTACATTGGtggacttgcgacaaatgctggctgaagaatgggatgccatcccacagcagtgtgtgaccaggctggtgaccagcatgaggaggaggtgtcAAGCTGCTGTGGTATGGTTTTCCATTccctactgaggctcctgtttgttaaatgaataaatacataaattgcaagtatgtcttgtttcttcagacttcaatcaccCAATGCAACAAACGAgggtcaatggcagaataagctgtttggcattggcagaggaGATTCGGCAATTTTTTTCATGGACAcaacccacatcctcagctcctctgctcatcccacaaacgcaTGTTccttaaaagggaaataaacaggctttccaacagtattaGATTTATTGACATGAAGCATCGTTACacaaaagaaataatctaccaaacacaaatttccttactttgtgtgctaagtttatttttccctAATGACCCAATCTCTCCATGGTCTAAAAAAACCTAGATTTTCATTTAGCACAGTCTAAATATCCAGAGCTAATGCCAACATGGCTAAAACAGATGTGTGAGGTGAAGGGCTGCGTACCATGCCTTACACAAGAAACTACAAAAAAGTGTCGGCACAGCAGTGCAGAACATTGTTGGACGTTATTACCATTGCTTTGTTTATGCCATATTGTTTAGACTGTGTTTACTTGCAGCCCAGTGAGAACAATGCATTGACTTCACAGCTGAAACTGTTAGATTTTTGGAGATTCTGATCAGCCCATTATTTAATAAAGACTTAAGTTACACGATGCCTTAGCGAAATTAATATGTAATGAAGTAGTTGAACAATAGTATTACAATGTAGCTTATTAAAAGAAACCTTTGCTTGAAATTATGTTACAAATTTACATTAAGAAAGCAATTTCAATGGTAAAAGTAGAAGAATAGAAACACGTTTCTATAACTGTAACAGTTGGAAGTTCTGTGTTGTTTTCATACTGCTAAATTTTTATAAAAGCAGCTTCATGGAGAAgctaaaagtcacaaaaatgaattttgagAATGAGTATTGTTAAATTATGTGGGAGGGAGCTGGGATTTTTTGAAGGCCAATAACTTACAAGTAAACCACCTTACAGGCTATTGCTATACACCAGACCAACAGGAGAGCACAGTAGAGCATTGGTTAGATAGAGAGAGATATTTCTCCCAGGAGCAGGTAGAGATCAAAGCATATCTAAATATGGAATAGATTAGTTTTTACAGCGTAAACCTTTCTCTTTTTAGCCCTTTGCTctttatgttaacattttaGAGGTTCCTTGTTACCTAACTGAATTGAAGTGAAGTCTCTGAAGCACACAGGGTGATGCTGCTTTTGCCAGAATTATGTTTCTGCACATATTATGTGAATGCTGACTAAGGGATGACTGTGAATCACAGCTTTGGCCTGAGGCATTGACATGAATGACACATGCAGACAATCCTGGTTTCAAGCCATTGGACAAGATGTCCTGACTTAAAAATATTGGACAAAACTGACACAGTGTCCGGTCCAAAGGGCTGCAGCCCTCTTACCAACCAGAGGATCAGACTTGGCAAAGGAATTAACAGGTCTCTGCCAGGGTTGTTACAACACTAATAACTTCTAATCTTTCCAGGCAGGGGAAAGGATTCCTCATAATCTCTCTTACATCAACATGAATCTCTCTCTGGTTTTAACCAGCAGTGTTGCCTGAAATTTGCTCTGTGCTTCAGCTCTTCATGAATGTGCTCACATTCCTCCAGTGTCCTAGTTTGAAAGATTGTTTATGTGTTATATTTCCACCCATGGtgtcttttctgtttgtgtAAGATCCTTAGAGGCACAGGAAGCGATGCACGATTCACAGCAGCTTCTTTTAAAGCTTCTCTGTACTCCCCTGCAAGTGAAAGAAATAGCCGTGGTTGGAAGGCAGCTATGCGGGCGTCCCACTCTTAGCAGTAGCAGAGCGACGGGATTTTCATAGCCTGCACCATGTTTTGATGGATTCTTTATCAAACACACTCCATACAGTAATATCTGACAGAGCTCTCATCAATCTCACACCTCTGCTGACCCCTTCGGAGCAGTTTGCCTGGGCAGAATTATATTAGTTATTGCTAAAGAAGTCTTGGACTGCAGCTGGCTGAATTTCTCAGGTTTGCTGTCCTGGTTTGTGTTGAGTGCATGTCTTCAATAGTCAATAAAGGCAACAGAGTCAACAGAGTGTCACGGCCTGGTGGTGAGATTTGATTTTTCTTCTATATTAGCTGTATTAGTCAGAAGAATATAATTACCAAGATTCAAATTTTTGTTACACAAAAAGTGTTTCAGCTTGCACAATTTATGCTGaatgtttttcaaaagtgtAAGAGGACACTTTATGTTTGACTAAAGCTGCTGTCTAATAAGAAGTGTAAGGTCTAATTGCAAATGAGCAGCATTTTGttaacatttgatttgtttctgtCTGATATGTACTGTGATGAGTTGCTCTTGTCTTTGCTTGATTgctcttatttgttttgtatttcagtgtCTTCAGTGAGGCTGGGCACCTCTTTTGGtgtatgaaataataatgaataaaactaaaaactaaattaaaccaATATCACTCCTGTTCATTTCATTATCACCTTAGttagcctaagcaaaactgccaacaacctacttccaactgaaacaaccaaaagcagattcctcttaccaagtagcttctcccttcctatctcaaagatcagagcttgttctgctggcaaatttagattcaaactcttaaagcttggactacagtgaaactctgCCCCGGCTGTTTTCactttagcaatcaatagagggagccacacgcgtcaactgcctcacctattgttgcagagaacatggcagcacttgcgtccaattggacctgaagcacttgatggcacttactgatgttgtttcttcttgtttagatgttgcttgtgttgttcttgctctcaaatgtacgtcgctttggagaaaagtgtctgctaaatgacattgtaacatagTAACATTGTAGTTGCTAATGCTACTACCACAGTGCCTATGAGAAGTATTTACCCCTTagatgtttgactttttttattgatttcataaattaatcattgccaatataatttggcttttttggaaaaaaaaaaatgtacatcaaACCAATTTGATGTCAAAGATTTCaacaaagtgatgtcaattaaatgaaattatgttatgtaaaataagtgactccACGAATACTCATCTCCATTAAAGTGACTGAACTGATTCAtcagaggtccagctaattaGTGCCTGAATtctcataattagtgaaatggggatcacctgagtgcagtaatcactcaagtgattgtagtataaagacaaaagTGTCTGGAAGATTCAGTCATgtgttaattagtattcctggctaccattacaccatggagacaaaagaacattccaaccaactcagagaaaaggttcttGAAAAGTTTAAGTTGGGGAATGATACAAAAACATCTGCCTAGATCATGCcgttctcacaaactgagtgaccatgctagaaggagactagtgagagagaccaccaagacacctatgactactctgaaggagttacaagcttcagctgaAATAGGAGAGGGTTCTACaaaagtcaaagctttatgggagagtggcaaagagaaagccactgttgaagaaaactcagattaaatctggattaGAGTTTGActaaaggcatgtgagagactctatggtcaagtggaagaaaattctttggtctgatgagacaaaaatgatgctttttgtccatcgctggtggcagcatcatgctgtggggatgctatTCA
The sequence above is a segment of the Cheilinus undulatus linkage group 9, ASM1832078v1, whole genome shotgun sequence genome. Coding sequences within it:
- the zgc:162634 gene encoding protein preY, mitochondrial, producing MIRNVLGRLVTTVHVHRYTNKVPLIPKVNPSSVSVRSLSGVKDDVQQPFDTSLLEFLVCPLSKKPLRYDANTNELINEDLGIAYPIVDGIPNMIPQEARLIQKDADTPATPTQG